TATTAGGTAATGGTTCATTAGAAAAGAAATTGACTGTTAAAGCACACAAATTCTCAGCTTCTGCTAAAGATGCTATTGAAGCGAAGGGCGGAGCTCACGAGGTGATCTAATGTTTCACACGCTTGTGAATTTCTTTAAAACAAAAGAAGTTCGTAACAAGATTTTCTTTACACTTGCAATGTTAGTGATTTTCAAAATTGGTACGTATATTCCAGCACCTGGAGTTAATCCAGCAGCATTTGATAATCAACAAGGTTCTCAAGGCGTCACTGATCTGTTAAATACATTTGGTGGCGGAGCCTTGAAGAACTTTTCCATTTTCGCAATGGGGATTATGCCTTACATTACTGCTTCCATTGTGATGCAATTATTACAAATGGATATTGTGCCTAAGTTTACAGAATGGGCAAAACAAGGTGAGGTCGGACGTAGAAAGTTAAATAACTTAACACGTTATTTTACTATCGTTCTTGCATTCATCCAATCTATCGGTATGTCTTATCAATTTAACTCATACCTTGGTGGATCACTTGTCCTAACTCAAAGCGTATGGTCATATCTTTTAATTGCAATCGTTCTTACAACAGGTACTGCATTTTTAATGTGGTTAGGTGAACAAATTACGCAATATGGTGTTGGTAATGGTATTTCTATTATCATTTTTGCAGGTATTTTATCTACATTGCCGTCCGCGTTAATGCAATTCTATCAACAAGAATTCGTTGGACAAGATGATGTCACGTTAGCTTGGTTAAAAGTGATGGGTCTTATTGTCGGTATGATTTTACTAACAGTAGGTGCTGTATTCGTTTTACAAGCGATTCGTAAAATACCGATTCA
The sequence above is a segment of the Staphylococcus hyicus genome. Coding sequences within it:
- the secY gene encoding preprotein translocase subunit SecY gives rise to the protein MFHTLVNFFKTKEVRNKIFFTLAMLVIFKIGTYIPAPGVNPAAFDNQQGSQGVTDLLNTFGGGALKNFSIFAMGIMPYITASIVMQLLQMDIVPKFTEWAKQGEVGRRKLNNLTRYFTIVLAFIQSIGMSYQFNSYLGGSLVLTQSVWSYLLIAIVLTTGTAFLMWLGEQITQYGVGNGISIIIFAGILSTLPSALMQFYQQEFVGQDDVTLAWLKVMGLIVGMILLTVGAVFVLQAIRKIPIQYAKKQSNMRLGSQATYLPLKVNSAGVIPVIFAMAFFLLPRTLTLFFPKADWAQKVGNYADPSNNMGMVVYVILIIAFTYFYAFVQVNPEKMAENLKKQGSYVPGIRPGEQTKKYITKVLYRLTFAGSIFLAAISILPIIATKFMNLPQAIQLGGTSLLIVIGVAIETMKGLEAQVNEKEYKGFGRR